Proteins from a single region of Chryseobacterium sp. W4I1:
- the rplD gene encoding 50S ribosomal protein L4, giving the protein MELVVLNTSGKETGRKVTLDETVFGIEPNQHAVYLEVKQYLAAQRQGTHKSKERSEITASTKKLKKQKGSGSARYGDIKSPTFRGGGRVFGPKPRDYRFKLNKALKRLAKKSVLSQKMRDNSIRVMEDMSLNAPKTKDFISILNALALNDKKSLFVLPEANKNVYLSSRNLPKTKVMNFNEISSYDLMNAGEIVFLEGAVEKFQENLKK; this is encoded by the coding sequence ATGGAACTAGTAGTATTAAATACATCAGGAAAAGAGACCGGAAGAAAAGTAACTCTAGACGAAACAGTATTCGGAATTGAGCCAAATCAGCACGCGGTTTACTTAGAAGTTAAGCAGTACCTTGCCGCTCAGAGACAAGGGACTCATAAATCAAAAGAAAGAAGCGAAATTACTGCTTCTACTAAAAAACTTAAGAAGCAAAAAGGATCTGGTTCTGCTAGATATGGTGATATCAAATCTCCAACTTTCAGAGGTGGAGGTAGAGTATTCGGACCAAAACCAAGAGACTACAGATTCAAATTGAATAAAGCTCTTAAGAGATTAGCTAAAAAATCTGTTTTATCTCAGAAAATGAGAGACAACAGCATCAGAGTAATGGAAGATATGAGCTTAAACGCTCCTAAAACTAAAGATTTCATCTCTATCTTGAATGCATTGGCATTGAATGATAAGAAGTCTCTATTCGTTCTTCCTGAAGCTAACAAGAATGTATATTTATCTTCAAGAAACTTACCTAAAACTAAAGTAATGAACTTCAACGAAATTAGTTCATATGACTTAATGAATGCAGGTGAGATCGTATTCTTAGAAGGTGCAGTTGAAAAATTCCAGGAAAATTTAAAGAAATAA
- a CDS encoding glycerol-3-phosphate dehydrogenase/oxidase, with protein MKRNEEISKLAVIQEWDFIVIGGGASGLGSALDAASRGFKTLLLESHDFAKATSSRSTKLVHGGVRYLAQGDVGLVKEALKERGLLAQNAAHVVKNQSFIIPNYTWWGGIYYKIGLSIYDFLAGKLSLGKTKYISKAKTVEKLPTIEQHNLASGVVYQDGQFDDARLAINLSQTLIEKGGSAINYMKVTGLLKNDSGKINGVKAEDQFSNQQYELRAKAVINATGVFTNDILNMNNPKHGKFVVPSQGIHLVLDKSFLKSDDAIMIPKTSDGRVLFVVPWHDRALVGTTDTLLESPSFEPHALESEISFVLNTARQYLAKKPTREDVKSMFAGLRPLAAPKEGGKSTKEVSRSHKVIASDTGLVSIIGGKWTTYRKMAEDTIDKAVDILHLKGGPSQTENMSIHGNMKAELVDRSSHLYVYGSDIPAIKSLQSSDPQYAQKIHPDHAFTIAEAVWAIRHEMAETIEDILARRVRLLFLDARAAIDSAHTIAQLIAKEKGHSQEWANEQEKEFIELAKGYLLTPYSPKTITPN; from the coding sequence ATGAAACGAAACGAAGAAATAAGTAAATTAGCAGTTATCCAGGAATGGGACTTTATTGTTATTGGTGGTGGTGCCAGTGGTTTAGGATCTGCATTGGATGCAGCCAGCAGAGGATTTAAAACTCTTCTCCTGGAATCACACGATTTCGCAAAAGCAACATCCAGCCGAAGCACAAAACTTGTACACGGCGGTGTAAGATACCTTGCACAAGGGGATGTAGGACTTGTAAAAGAAGCCCTGAAAGAAAGAGGACTGCTGGCTCAGAATGCAGCACATGTAGTCAAAAATCAGTCATTTATTATACCTAACTATACTTGGTGGGGAGGAATTTATTATAAAATAGGATTGTCTATCTATGATTTCCTTGCAGGAAAATTAAGCCTCGGGAAAACAAAATACATCAGCAAAGCTAAAACTGTTGAAAAACTTCCAACGATTGAACAACACAACCTTGCGAGCGGTGTAGTTTATCAGGATGGACAGTTTGACGATGCGAGATTAGCCATCAACCTATCCCAGACTCTTATAGAAAAAGGAGGAAGTGCAATTAATTACATGAAAGTAACCGGACTTCTGAAAAATGATTCCGGAAAAATAAATGGTGTAAAAGCGGAAGATCAATTTTCAAACCAGCAATATGAGCTGCGTGCGAAAGCGGTGATCAACGCAACGGGTGTATTCACAAATGATATTCTGAATATGAACAACCCTAAGCACGGTAAATTTGTCGTTCCAAGCCAGGGTATTCATTTGGTTTTAGATAAATCTTTCCTGAAAAGCGATGACGCTATCATGATTCCAAAAACTTCTGACGGCAGAGTTCTCTTCGTTGTTCCTTGGCATGACAGAGCATTAGTAGGAACTACAGATACTCTTTTGGAAAGTCCTAGTTTTGAACCGCACGCTCTGGAATCTGAAATAAGCTTTGTTTTAAATACAGCCAGACAGTATTTAGCAAAGAAACCGACAAGAGAAGATGTAAAATCTATGTTTGCCGGACTAAGACCGCTTGCTGCTCCAAAAGAGGGAGGCAAAAGCACCAAAGAAGTTTCCCGAAGTCACAAAGTCATTGCTTCTGATACAGGATTGGTTTCCATTATTGGCGGAAAATGGACTACCTATCGTAAAATGGCAGAAGATACTATTGACAAAGCGGTAGATATACTTCATTTAAAGGGAGGTCCTTCACAAACAGAAAACATGTCTATTCATGGAAATATGAAAGCAGAACTGGTTGACCGCAGCAGTCACCTGTATGTTTACGGATCAGATATCCCTGCCATAAAATCATTGCAGAGCAGCGATCCTCAATATGCACAAAAGATTCACCCGGATCATGCTTTCACAATTGCAGAAGCAGTTTGGGCTATAAGACATGAAATGGCCGAAACTATTGAAGACATTCTTGCCAGAAGAGTCCGTCTGTTATTTTTAGATGCAAGAGCCGCCATCGACAGCGCCCACACCATCGCACAGCTTATAGCCAAAGAAAAAGGACATTCCCAGGAATGGGCAAATGAACAGGAAAAAGAATTTATTGAATTAGCAAAAGGATACTTATTGACTCCTTACTCTCCCAAAACTATTACTCCTAACTAA
- a CDS encoding low affinity iron permease family protein, whose translation MSHKNNNLFEKFSDWATKFTGSSYAFIGAVLVVVVWAASGPVFNYSETWQLVINTGTTIITFLMVFLIQKAQNKDSKAIQIKLNELIAAHEKASNRIVDIEDLTEKELDQLHCYYEELAKFAKEDADIHTSHSIDAAQRNQDYKYEFFKHKHEEWLQKKEQKKES comes from the coding sequence ATGAGCCATAAAAACAATAATCTGTTTGAAAAATTTTCAGACTGGGCAACCAAATTTACAGGAAGTTCATATGCGTTTATCGGAGCAGTGCTTGTAGTCGTAGTCTGGGCAGCTTCCGGACCTGTTTTTAACTATTCGGAAACATGGCAGCTTGTGATTAATACGGGAACAACTATTATTACCTTTCTCATGGTATTCCTTATTCAGAAAGCACAGAACAAAGATTCAAAAGCCATACAGATCAAACTGAACGAGCTGATTGCCGCCCATGAAAAAGCAAGCAACAGAATTGTAGATATTGAAGATCTTACCGAAAAGGAGCTGGATCAGCTTCACTGCTATTATGAAGAACTGGCCAAGTTCGCCAAAGAAGATGCAGATATCCACACTTCCCATTCTATAGATGCTGCCCAGAGAAATCAGGATTATAAATATGAATTCTTTAAGCATAAACATGAAGAATGGCTTCAGAAAAAAGAACAAAAAAAGGAATCGTAA
- the rplC gene encoding 50S ribosomal protein L3 yields MSGIIGKKIGMTSLFNEEGKNIPCTVIQAGPCSVLQVRTIEKDGYKSVQLGFDDKSEKNVGKALAGHFKKAGSAPKAKLVEFYREFVDEVKVGEEVKVNLFAEGEFVDVTGTSKGKGFQGVVKRHGFGGVMQATHGQHNRLRAPGSIGAGSDPSRVFKGMRMAGRMGGKQVTVQNLQVLKVDQEQNLLVVKGAVPGAKNSYVIIRKWN; encoded by the coding sequence ATGTCAGGTATTATTGGTAAAAAAATCGGTATGACGTCTTTGTTTAACGAAGAAGGAAAGAATATTCCTTGTACAGTTATCCAAGCCGGTCCGTGCTCGGTTTTACAGGTCAGAACCATAGAAAAGGACGGCTACAAGTCAGTTCAGTTAGGTTTCGATGACAAGAGTGAAAAGAACGTAGGTAAAGCGTTAGCTGGCCATTTCAAAAAGGCTGGTTCTGCTCCAAAAGCTAAGTTGGTAGAATTCTACAGAGAATTCGTAGACGAAGTAAAAGTAGGAGAAGAAGTAAAAGTTAATCTATTCGCTGAAGGTGAATTTGTTGACGTAACAGGAACTTCAAAAGGTAAAGGTTTCCAGGGTGTTGTTAAAAGACATGGCTTTGGAGGTGTAATGCAAGCTACTCATGGTCAGCACAACAGACTTAGAGCTCCAGGTTCTATCGGTGCTGGATCGGATCCTTCAAGAGTATTCAAAGGAATGAGAATGGCGGGTAGAATGGGAGGTAAGCAGGTAACTGTACAAAACCTTCAAGTATTAAAAGTGGATCAAGAACAAAATCTTTTAGTAGTAAAAGGTGCTGTTCCGGGAGCTAAAAATTCTTATGTAATTATCAGAAAATGGAACTAG
- a CDS encoding MIP/aquaporin family protein → MTPFTAELIGTMLLILLGNGVVANVVLKDTKGNNSGWIVITTAWALAVFVGVTVAGPASGAHLNPAVTLGLAVAGKFSWDLVPTYIAAQMLGGMLGAFLVWLFNKDHFAITEDEGAKLACFSTGPAIRNTFSNLISEIIGTFVLVFVIFHFSDPSISLNADPTAKVGLGSVGALPVTLLVWAIGLSLGGTTGYAINPARDLAPRIMHAILPVKGSSDWGYAWIPVAGPILGAVVAAVLFGIIH, encoded by the coding sequence ATGACCCCATTTACCGCAGAACTTATAGGAACAATGCTTCTTATATTATTAGGCAACGGCGTTGTGGCCAATGTTGTCTTGAAGGATACTAAAGGAAATAATTCAGGATGGATCGTCATTACGACCGCCTGGGCACTTGCAGTATTCGTAGGTGTTACAGTTGCCGGCCCGGCAAGTGGTGCCCACCTGAATCCAGCCGTAACATTAGGGCTCGCTGTTGCAGGAAAATTCTCATGGGATCTGGTTCCTACTTATATTGCAGCGCAGATGCTTGGCGGAATGCTGGGAGCTTTCCTTGTATGGCTGTTTAACAAAGACCATTTTGCCATTACGGAAGATGAAGGTGCTAAACTGGCCTGTTTCAGTACAGGGCCCGCAATCAGGAATACTTTTTCCAATCTTATCAGTGAGATTATCGGAACATTTGTACTGGTGTTTGTCATCTTTCATTTCTCTGATCCCAGTATTTCCCTGAATGCTGATCCCACGGCTAAAGTAGGACTAGGTTCTGTAGGAGCACTTCCTGTTACTTTACTCGTGTGGGCTATCGGCTTATCTTTAGGTGGAACGACAGGTTATGCCATTAATCCGGCCAGAGACTTAGCCCCCAGAATTATGCACGCTATCCTTCCCGTAAAAGGAAGCAGTGATTGGGGATATGCCTGGATTCCGGTAGCAGGTCCAATCCTGGGTGCTGTTGTCGCCGCTGTACTTTTTGGAATAATACATTAA
- a CDS encoding GNAT family N-acetyltransferase — MKIRFAEKKDLSSIIELCKAHALYEKSNFNENNKKEQLSNHLFESESNLKCLVVESGIEIVGYATFFKQFSTWDAGYYIYLDCLFLKEKARGNGIGQQIMEVVKKYSKAADCSIIQWQTPDFNTKAIKFYSRLGAERKAKERFFWKI; from the coding sequence ATGAAAATAAGATTTGCAGAAAAGAAAGATCTAAGTTCTATTATTGAGCTATGTAAAGCTCATGCCCTCTATGAAAAAAGTAATTTCAATGAAAACAACAAAAAGGAACAACTCTCCAATCATCTTTTTGAATCAGAATCTAATTTAAAGTGCTTGGTTGTTGAATCCGGTATTGAAATTGTTGGTTACGCCACATTTTTCAAACAGTTTTCAACATGGGATGCAGGATATTACATTTATCTCGATTGTCTGTTTCTAAAAGAAAAAGCAAGAGGAAATGGAATTGGCCAGCAAATAATGGAAGTGGTGAAAAAATATTCAAAAGCGGCAGATTGCTCAATTATTCAATGGCAGACACCAGACTTTAATACAAAAGCAATTAAGTTCTACAGTCGTCTCGGAGCAGAAAGAAAAGCCAAAGAAAGATTTTTTTGGAAAATATAG
- a CDS encoding TonB-dependent siderophore receptor gives MNKVVSFSLLVLGGAFVNAQQVNDSIKKSKEIDEVELFGEKKKQPVGLEAITRLPLKTRDQIQSISVISHKAIEELGALTVTDVAKNVPGVTLFSSYGGGSESMSVRGYRGVPVLKNGVQMDSDFRTAGMITDMQGVESIQVIKGSAAVSQGIGNGLGSAGGVINVVTKRPQFIDQTNVGFRYGSWDFYRPTVDFQRVLDSQGKVAVRFNGAYQKNNSFRSHVEGERIYINPSVSYRPDDKTEINVEMDYLHDNRTPDRGTINTAPGDVEALYHMPKGKFLGYTSDYSKTETFNFATTVVRKLTDKLKVRAAFINSTSSSDSEASSISLPTGETNYNIRQHTIGKSQGEDINKVLQLDFIGEQIKTGFINHTFQVGFDWRETETSSVTYEAYKNSIAPENLITARPTKIGSVNYDANPLDIFDVVNGTIPNQIPGNVIYKNLGRSNPVLTPSIGAMAQDVMSIGKYLKAHLGIRYSRLNGSANETVDTWNPSFGLIVSPIQNINVFGSYTTTTSLRASNNVLQVGGLVGASHTKQWEAGVKSDWFNERLRFNVTLFDINTDNLSFQILDANYQPIKDNKNNILYGLAGNLRRKGMEVELIGRILPNLQVMSGWAYLDAQYQDSPAYINGSAPMNAPKHTANGWLNYKFITGALTGLDVGAGIYYVGKRPVDEWTQKTFTAGHLNSVKAGDKPFDMPEYTTVDAQVGYTLKNGMGLRVFMNNIFDSVGYSSYFRGGYIDQIQPRNFAVQVNYKF, from the coding sequence ATGAATAAAGTAGTATCCTTTTCTCTGCTTGTATTGGGTGGGGCTTTTGTAAACGCACAGCAAGTGAATGATTCTATTAAAAAATCAAAAGAGATTGATGAAGTAGAACTATTTGGTGAAAAAAAGAAGCAGCCTGTAGGTCTGGAAGCTATTACCAGGCTCCCTTTGAAAACCAGAGATCAGATTCAGAGTATTTCAGTGATCTCCCATAAGGCAATTGAAGAGCTGGGAGCGCTTACCGTAACTGATGTTGCTAAAAACGTACCGGGTGTAACCCTATTCTCAAGCTATGGAGGAGGCAGTGAAAGTATGTCTGTCAGAGGATACCGGGGAGTACCTGTATTGAAAAACGGAGTTCAGATGGATTCAGATTTCCGTACTGCAGGAATGATCACGGATATGCAGGGTGTTGAAAGCATCCAGGTGATTAAAGGGTCAGCAGCCGTAAGTCAGGGAATCGGAAACGGATTAGGTTCTGCAGGAGGGGTTATCAACGTGGTAACCAAAAGACCCCAGTTTATTGATCAGACTAACGTAGGATTTCGTTATGGGAGCTGGGACTTTTACAGACCAACAGTAGATTTTCAAAGAGTTCTTGATTCTCAGGGTAAAGTAGCCGTGAGGTTCAATGGAGCTTATCAGAAGAACAATTCTTTCAGATCGCATGTTGAGGGAGAGAGAATTTACATCAATCCATCCGTATCTTACCGTCCTGATGATAAAACTGAAATCAATGTAGAGATGGATTATCTTCATGATAACCGTACTCCGGACAGAGGAACGATTAATACGGCACCTGGCGATGTAGAAGCATTATATCATATGCCCAAAGGTAAATTCTTAGGTTACACTTCTGATTACTCAAAAACAGAAACCTTTAATTTTGCTACAACTGTGGTTCGTAAACTTACTGATAAATTAAAGGTAAGAGCAGCATTTATTAATTCTACAAGCAGTTCAGACAGTGAGGCTTCTTCAATATCGTTACCAACCGGAGAAACGAATTATAATATAAGACAGCACACCATCGGAAAATCTCAGGGAGAAGATATCAATAAAGTTTTACAGTTGGACTTTATCGGTGAACAGATTAAAACAGGTTTCATTAATCATACTTTTCAGGTTGGTTTCGACTGGAGAGAGACGGAAACATCTTCTGTGACTTATGAAGCATATAAAAACTCTATTGCTCCGGAAAACTTAATTACTGCACGTCCTACAAAAATAGGAAGTGTAAACTATGATGCCAATCCTTTGGATATTTTTGATGTTGTAAACGGAACAATACCGAACCAGATTCCAGGAAATGTGATCTATAAAAACCTTGGCCGTTCCAATCCTGTACTTACACCAAGCATCGGAGCCATGGCGCAGGATGTAATGTCTATCGGTAAATATTTGAAAGCCCATTTGGGAATAAGATACAGCAGACTGAACGGATCTGCTAATGAAACGGTGGATACTTGGAACCCTTCTTTTGGATTGATTGTTTCACCCATTCAGAATATCAACGTTTTCGGATCATACACTACCACCACTTCTTTAAGAGCTTCCAATAATGTCCTGCAGGTAGGCGGACTGGTAGGAGCGTCGCATACAAAACAATGGGAAGCCGGTGTTAAATCAGACTGGTTCAATGAACGTTTAAGATTCAATGTTACATTGTTTGATATTAATACAGATAACCTGTCATTCCAGATTCTGGACGCCAATTATCAGCCGATAAAGGACAATAAAAACAATATTCTTTACGGACTTGCCGGTAATCTCAGAAGAAAGGGGATGGAGGTAGAACTTATCGGAAGAATTTTACCCAATCTTCAGGTAATGTCCGGATGGGCGTATCTGGATGCTCAATATCAGGACAGCCCTGCTTACATCAACGGTTCTGCTCCGATGAATGCTCCCAAGCATACTGCAAACGGATGGTTGAATTATAAATTTATTACAGGAGCTTTAACAGGTCTGGATGTTGGAGCCGGAATTTATTATGTAGGAAAAAGACCGGTTGACGAATGGACTCAGAAAACATTTACTGCAGGTCACCTTAACAGCGTAAAAGCAGGAGACAAACCTTTCGATATGCCGGAATATACTACCGTAGATGCCCAGGTAGGATATACCCTTAAAAATGGAATGGGCTTAAGAGTATTTATGAATAATATTTTTGATTCTGTAGGATACAGCTCTTACTTCAGAGGCGGTTATATAGACCAGATCCAGCCTAGGAACTTTGCTGTACAGGTAAACTATAAATTCTAA
- a CDS encoding DeoR/GlpR family DNA-binding transcription regulator, giving the protein MEKLIPRHNDILKELDEKGHVLVQDLCEKLNVSSVTVRKDLNYLESLGLLFRNHGGASKHVRYAYERNVDEKENINVEAKQNIAKAALQLIQENDCIILASGTTMHYLARMLVNFGPLTVLTSSLRVAIELCNNPNINIIQLGGEVRKSSTSIVGSISEGILKQFSCNKLFLGVDGIDIDFGISTSNAAEAHLNQLMIECSEKVVILGDSSKLNKKGFGKIAPLDKVDYLITDSDICDENRVALEEKGVTVIVR; this is encoded by the coding sequence ATGGAAAAGTTAATACCAAGGCATAACGATATATTAAAGGAACTGGACGAAAAGGGGCATGTTCTTGTACAGGATCTGTGCGAGAAATTAAATGTTTCGTCAGTTACGGTCCGAAAGGATCTGAACTATCTCGAAAGCTTAGGGCTGCTTTTCAGAAATCATGGAGGGGCAAGCAAGCATGTACGCTATGCATATGAAAGGAACGTAGATGAGAAAGAAAACATTAATGTAGAAGCTAAACAGAATATTGCCAAGGCAGCTTTGCAGCTTATCCAGGAGAATGACTGTATTATTCTGGCTTCAGGAACTACGATGCATTATCTTGCCAGAATGCTTGTGAATTTTGGTCCGCTTACTGTTTTGACCTCTTCTTTAAGGGTCGCTATAGAGTTATGTAATAATCCAAATATTAATATTATACAATTGGGGGGAGAAGTCCGGAAGAGTTCTACATCTATTGTCGGATCTATTTCTGAAGGAATTCTCAAGCAGTTCTCTTGTAATAAGCTTTTTCTGGGCGTTGATGGAATTGATATTGATTTTGGGATCAGTACGTCCAATGCGGCAGAGGCTCATCTGAATCAGCTGATGATAGAATGCTCTGAAAAAGTTGTTATTCTTGGTGATTCTTCTAAGCTGAATAAGAAAGGTTTTGGGAAAATTGCTCCTTTAGATAAGGTTGATTATCTTATTACAGATAGTGATATTTGTGATGAGAATAGAGTGGCTTTAGAGGAAAAAGGAGTTACGGTAATTGTAAGATAG
- a CDS encoding rhodanese-like domain-containing protein, which yields MQEQIEFYQRKLKYEMDPSDLYEAFQNSTDYIAVDTRKTIGYDKEHIPSSINLPHREMTEASTQHLNKSKIYVCYCDGIGCNASTKGALKMTQLGFKVIELMGGIEWWKFDGYATEGITPTKGNQFECAC from the coding sequence ATGCAAGAACAAATTGAATTCTATCAAAGAAAATTAAAGTATGAAATGGACCCGTCAGATCTATATGAGGCATTTCAAAACAGCACAGATTATATCGCAGTAGATACACGGAAAACAATCGGATATGACAAGGAACACATTCCTTCTTCCATTAATCTGCCACACAGAGAAATGACAGAAGCAAGCACTCAACATCTCAATAAATCAAAAATTTATGTCTGCTATTGTGACGGGATTGGCTGTAATGCTTCTACAAAAGGAGCTTTAAAAATGACACAATTAGGCTTTAAAGTAATTGAACTGATGGGAGGAATTGAATGGTGGAAGTTTGACGGCTATGCCACAGAAGGAATCACCCCCACAAAAGGAAACCAATTTGAATGTGCCTGTTAA
- a CDS encoding LysR family transcriptional regulator, whose product MEIKFLRLIKTIAEEGSIANSSEKLFLTQSALSHQLKDLEIQLGFKVFYRTRNKWELTEEGNVLYRTACTVIDSIEDGLSTIQQIRVGASGKIKVSTECYSFYQGLPFFIQKLGVLYPEIEVDLVLEATHDPVLKVMANEIDIAIVTSKPSDKELVSIEIFEDEIFAVLHRENPLNDSEYLDVHDFLDLHLIIHSFPLKTVSVYEIFLNPNRVMPAKISAVPLTEVALEMVQANIGITCMPKWTLRSFKLSDELSFKKIGKQGLKRKHYLVVRKSDFGKKYINDFLLNFKEHFQNFG is encoded by the coding sequence ATGGAAATCAAGTTTTTAAGACTTATTAAAACAATTGCAGAAGAGGGAAGTATTGCCAATTCTTCTGAAAAACTCTTTTTAACGCAATCGGCATTAAGCCATCAGCTTAAGGATCTTGAAATTCAGCTTGGTTTTAAGGTGTTTTACAGAACAAGAAACAAATGGGAATTGACTGAAGAAGGGAATGTGCTTTACAGAACTGCATGTACAGTCATTGACAGTATAGAGGATGGGTTAAGTACTATTCAACAAATCAGGGTAGGAGCTTCAGGTAAAATTAAGGTAAGTACAGAATGTTATTCATTTTATCAGGGGCTGCCTTTCTTTATTCAGAAATTGGGTGTTCTGTATCCGGAAATTGAGGTGGATTTGGTGTTGGAAGCTACTCATGACCCTGTTTTGAAAGTAATGGCCAATGAAATTGATATTGCAATTGTTACTTCAAAACCTTCTGATAAGGAATTGGTAAGTATTGAAATCTTTGAAGATGAGATTTTTGCTGTGCTTCATCGGGAGAATCCATTAAATGACTCTGAATATCTGGATGTTCATGATTTTCTGGATCTTCATTTGATTATTCATTCTTTTCCACTAAAAACGGTTTCAGTTTATGAAATATTTCTAAACCCAAACAGGGTAATGCCTGCGAAAATTTCTGCGGTTCCTTTAACGGAAGTTGCCTTGGAAATGGTGCAGGCTAACATAGGAATAACCTGTATGCCAAAATGGACGTTGAGATCATTTAAGCTGTCAGATGAATTGAGTTTTAAAAAAATTGGAAAACAAGGCTTAAAAAGAAAGCATTACCTGGTAGTGAGAAAATCGGATTTCGGAAAAAAGTACATTAATGATTTTCTTTTAAACTTCAAAGAACATTTTCAAAATTTCGGATAG
- the glpK gene encoding glycerol kinase GlpK: MKEKLILALDQGTTSSRAILFNHSGAIEYVSQKNFEQIFPTPGWVEHDPNEIWSSQISVAAEVIAKAGISGLEVAAIGITNQRETTIVWDKETGEPVYNAIVWQDRRTSKYCDELKDQGHAEVIKEKTGLVLDAYFSATKLKWILDNVEGAREKAAEGKLCFGTVDTWLVWKLTRGKMFITDVSNASRTMLLNIHTLEWDQELLDLFDIPRSVLPEVKQSSEIYGETATTLFSTKIPIAGIAGDQQAALFGQMCITPGMVKNTYGTGCFLLMNTGKEAVSSKNNLLTTVAWKINGEVNYALEGSVFVGGAAIQWLRDGLKLIRTSEEVNDLAASVEDNGGVYFVPALTGLGAPYWDQYARGTIVGVTRGTTNGHIARATLEGIAFQVYDIVKSMEADSGRPSLELRVDGGASASDLLMQIQSDLFSVKITRPKTLETTALGAAYLAGLAVGYWKDINEIQSQWVVDKDFHPQLDKEKADHMIHFWNKAVKRSQSWIED; the protein is encoded by the coding sequence ATGAAGGAAAAATTAATTCTCGCTCTGGACCAGGGTACAACTTCCTCTAGAGCCATCTTATTCAATCACAGCGGAGCTATAGAATATGTCTCCCAGAAAAACTTTGAACAGATCTTTCCTACTCCGGGATGGGTAGAGCATGACCCCAACGAAATATGGTCATCTCAGATATCTGTTGCCGCAGAGGTTATCGCTAAAGCTGGCATTTCCGGATTGGAAGTAGCTGCCATTGGCATCACCAATCAACGTGAAACAACCATTGTTTGGGATAAAGAAACCGGCGAGCCTGTTTATAATGCTATTGTATGGCAGGACAGAAGGACATCTAAATATTGTGATGAACTGAAGGACCAGGGCCATGCTGAAGTTATTAAAGAAAAAACAGGACTTGTTCTGGATGCTTACTTTTCGGCAACCAAATTAAAATGGATTCTCGATAATGTAGAAGGCGCAAGAGAAAAAGCAGCAGAGGGAAAATTATGTTTTGGAACCGTTGATACATGGCTGGTATGGAAGCTTACCCGTGGAAAAATGTTTATCACCGATGTTTCCAATGCCAGCAGAACCATGCTTCTGAACATTCATACGTTAGAATGGGACCAGGAACTTCTGGATTTGTTTGACATTCCAAGATCTGTTCTTCCTGAAGTAAAGCAGAGCAGCGAAATCTACGGAGAAACAGCAACCACTTTATTTTCCACTAAAATTCCAATTGCAGGAATTGCAGGAGATCAGCAAGCAGCATTATTCGGGCAGATGTGCATCACCCCGGGAATGGTAAAAAACACTTACGGAACAGGATGTTTCTTATTGATGAATACAGGAAAAGAAGCTGTTTCATCTAAAAATAATCTGTTGACTACCGTTGCTTGGAAGATTAATGGAGAAGTAAACTATGCATTGGAAGGAAGTGTATTTGTAGGCGGTGCAGCAATACAATGGCTAAGAGACGGACTGAAACTTATCCGTACATCTGAAGAAGTAAATGATCTTGCAGCAAGCGTTGAAGATAATGGAGGGGTTTATTTTGTTCCTGCACTCACAGGATTGGGCGCACCTTATTGGGACCAATACGCCAGAGGAACTATCGTAGGAGTAACCCGCGGAACAACGAACGGTCACATTGCGAGAGCGACTTTAGAAGGTATTGCATTTCAGGTTTATGATATTGTAAAATCTATGGAAGCTGATTCCGGTAGACCAAGTTTGGAACTCAGAGTAGACGGCGGTGCTTCTGCCAGCGATCTTTTGATGCAGATTCAATCTGACCTTTTCAGTGTTAAGATCACCAGACCGAAAACTCTTGAAACAACAGCGTTGGGAGCAGCTTATCTTGCAGGATTAGCAGTAGGATATTGGAAAGACATCAATGAGATTCAGTCTCAATGGGTGGTAGACAAAGATTTTCATCCTCAACTGGATAAAGAAAAAGCAGACCATATGATCCATTTCTGGAATAAAGCTGTGAAGCGTTCCCAAAGCTGGATCGAAGATTAA